The sequence below is a genomic window from Streptomyces sp. NBC_00582.
AACACCATCCCCGTACGCGCCCGTTGGGCCGCCACCACCACGGCGGGCGACCTGCTCGCCTCCGTGCGCGACCACCAGAGCGCCGTCCTGCCGCACCAGCACGTCTCGCTGGCGAGGACCGCCCGCCTCGGCGGCTCGGGCACGCTCTTCGACACCCTGGTGGTCTTCGACGTCGCCACCGACGTGGCCGCCCTGCGCCGGCCCGACGACACCCTCGTGATCTCCGACATCGTCAACGAAGGTGCCCCGCACTACCCGTTGACGCTGGTGGTGGAGCGCACCCCCGACGGCCGCGCCCGCTTCGACCTGATCCACGACGGCGAGCTGCTCCGCGAGACGAGCGCCCGGTCGATCCTGCACGCCTTCACCCGCACCCTCACCGGCCTGCTCACCCGTCCGGACGCCCTGGTCGACGATCTCGCCGCGGACCCCGACCGGCGGCCCGAGCCCCTCACGCCGACCACCCTGGGCGCACTGTTCGACGCCGCCGCCCGCCGGGACCCGGCCGCCACCGCCGTCACCCAGTGCGCCCTCGACGGCACCACCCGGTCCCTGACGTACGGCGAACTGGCGGCCGCGAAGGACGAGTTGGCGTCGGCCCTGCGGGCGGCCGGAGTCGGACCCGGCAAGCGGGTCGCCGTCGCCGTCCCGCGCTCCGTCGAGCAGGTCGTCGCCCTGCTCGCGATCGTCGGCGCCGGCGGCGCGTACGTACCGCTGGACCTGGCGTACCCCGACGAACGGCTGGAGTACGTCCTCACCGACGCCGCTCCGCAGGTCGTCCTCGTGGACCGCGAACAGCGCGAGCGCTTCGCGGACCTGCTGGCCCGCGCGGGCGTGGCGGCGCGGGTGCTGGTGCAGGGGGACGAGCCGCCGCAGGCCGCCGTCGGACCCGTCCCCGAGGCCGACCGGCACGACCCCGCCTACGTGATCTACACCTCCGGCTCGACCGGCCGGCCCAAGGGGGTCGTCGTCCCGCACTCCAGCGTGGTGACCCTGCTCGGCAACACCCGGTCCGCCATGGGCTTCGGCCCGCAGGACGTGTGGGTCCAGTTCCACTCCTTCTCCTTCGACTTCGCCGTCTGGGAGCTGTGGGGCGCGCTGGCGTTCGGCGCAGAGCTGCTCGTCCCGGAGTACGCGCTGACCCGCTCCCCGGTCGACTTCCACCGGCTGGTCCGCGAGCGCAGGGTGACCGTGCTCAACCAGACGCCGTCGGCGTTCTACCGGTTCATCGAGGCCGACCGGCACACGGGCGCACCTCTGCCCGCACTGCGCCGGGTCATCTTCGGCGGCGAGGCGCTCGACCTCGGTCGCCTGCGGGGCTGGGTCGAACGGCACGGGACCGCCTCGCCCGAACTGGTCAACATGTACGGCATCACCGAGACCACCGTCCACGTGACTCACCGGGTGCTGACCGACGAGGACTTCGCCGGCGGGGACGACGTCAGCCCGATCGGCGGTGCGATCCCCGGTCTGGTCACCCATCTGCTCGACGACCGGCTCCGGCCGGTCCCGCCGGGCAGGGTGGGCGCGATCTACGTGGCCGGCGACCAGGTGTCCCTCGGTTACCTGGACCGGCCCGGGCTCACGGCGAGCCGGTTCGTGGCGGACCCGTTCGCCGGCGACGGCTCCCGCATGTACCACACGGGCGACCTTGCCCGCCGTACGCTCGACGGCGAACTCGAATTCGCCGGCCGAGCCGACGACCAGGTCCAACTCAAGGGTTTCCGCATCGAGTTGGGCGAGGTCGAGACCGCGATCAGGGAGCTCGACGGGGTGGTCGACGTGGCCGTCACCGTCGCTGAGGCAGGCGACCACCTGGTGGCCCACGTCGTCGGCCGGGTACCCACCGACCTCACGCCCCTGCTGTCCAGGAAGCTGCCCGCGCACATGGTGCCGGGCCGCGTGCTCACGGTGGAGGCCCTCCCCCTCACGGTCAACGGCAAACTGGACCGCAGGGCACTGATCGACAGCGCGGGGCGGTGTCCATCAGCGGCTCCGCCGCGGGGCGCGACGAGTCCCCACACACCCGCGGACGAGAACACCACACTCACCGCGCTGATCGGCATCTTCACCGAGGCCCTGCAAGACACCGACGTGGACGCCGACACCGACTTCTTCCGCGCCGGAGGCGACAGCATCGTCGCCATCACCGTGATCAACCGTGCCAGGGCGCTCGGCCTGCCGATCGCGCCGAGGGACGTGTTCCTGCTCAAGACCCCCCGCGCGCTCGCCGCGCACCTGGGGACACAGCCACCCCGGGCCGCGACGTCCCCCGCACCCGTCCCCCACGAGGACGGCCCCCTGCCCGCCACGCCGATCATCCTGCGCCAACGCGAACGCGGCGGCTCCCTCACCCGGTTCGCGCAGGCCAGGACCCTCGCGGCCCCCGAGGGCACCGGGTTCGCCGACGCCGAGCGCGCCGCGAACGCCGTCGTCGCCGCGCACGCGGCCCTCCGGCTCCGGCTGCGCGTCGAGCACGGCGTCTGGGCGCTGCGTACCGAACCGGCCCGCGCGGTCACCGTCGTACGGACGGAGACGACCGATGCCACAGCGGCGGCGAACGAGGCCGCCGGACGGCTCGATCCCGAGTCGGGGGACGTCGTCGCGTTCGCGTGGCTGGAGCCGAGCCGGACCCTCGTGATCACCGTGCACCACCTCGCCGTCGACTCCGTGTCCTGGCTGATCCTGCTCGACGACCTGACGACCGCCCTGCGCGGCGAGCCCCTGGCACCGGCCACCACCTCGTACGCCGCGTACGCCGAGGCCCTGACCCTCGACGCCGCCCGCACGGCCGACGACCTCGGACACTGGGTCACCACGCTCCAGGCGCCCCCGCTGCTCCCCGCCGTCCGGGGGCTCCGCGAGACCGATGTCGTCCTCGCGCCCGACGTGACCGAGCGCCTCGCGCGCACCGCGCCCACCGCCCTCGGCGTCGGCCTCACCGAGCTGCTGTGCGGCGCCCTGCGCACCGCGCTGACCCGTGTCCAGCCGTCGCCCACGGATCTCGCGATCGAGCTGGAGCGGCACGGCCGGGTCCCGGCCCTGGAACACCACGACTACACCCGTACGGTGGGCTGGTTCACCTCCATCGCACCGGTACGGCTCACCGCGCACACCGATCCGGTCGCCGCCGCGCGCGAGGTCGCCGCACGCCAGCCCGACGAGCGGGCGCACGTCGCCTACGGCCGGCTCAGGTACCTCAACCCGCAGACGGCCCCGCTGCTGACGGCCCGCCCGCAGGTGCTGTTCAACTACCTCGGCCGGGGCAGCGAGTCCCGGGCGGTGCGCCTCACCGGCGCCGACGAGGGCGGCGGGTACGCCGTCGAGGTGAACGCCTGGCTCGACGAGACCACCGGAAGCCTGCGCGCGGCCTTCACCCTCGCCGAGGGCGTACCCGACGGGATCACCGAGCACTGGCGGACCGCGCTGGAGCACATCGCGGACACCGCCGCGACGGCCGAGCGCACGGCACCGGTCACCCCCCTCCAGCGGGGCCTGTTCTTCCAGGCCCAGATGGCGGGTTCCGCCGGGCACTACGTCGCGCAGAGCTGGTTCACCTTCGACCGGCGCCTGGACGCCGACGCGCTCGCCGAGGCGATGGCGTACGTGATCGCACGGCACCCGGTCGTCGGCGCCGGTTTCACCACCGACGACGACGGCGCCCCGGTGCAGGTCCTGAAGGCGGGCCGGCGGGTCGACGTCCGCACGGTCGACCTGGCCACGGACGCCGAGGTCGACGCCCTGCGCGGCCGCGACCGCGACACCGGATTCGACCCGGACGAGCCGCCGCTGATCCGGCTGACCGTGGTGCGCCTGCCCGACGACCGCGACGGCCTGCTGCTGAGCTACCACCTGCTGCTGTGGGACGGCTGGTCCCGCGAGATCGTGCTGCGCGACCTGTTCGACGCCTACGAGGCCGTCGTCGCCGGCGAGCCCCTGGTCCCGGTCCCGGCCACGCCCGCCTTCGAGGACCACGCCCGGGCGCTCGCCGCCAAGGACAGCGCCGCGGCGGAACGCTTCTGGGCGGAACACCTGGCCGCCCTGTCCGGCCCGACGCTGCTCGCCGGACCGGCGCCCGCCCTCTCGGACGATCTGCCGCGCGCGCTCGTGCACACCCTGACCGCCGACGAGTCCGCGCTGCTGCGCGAGGCGGCCGGCACGCACGGCGTCACCCTGAACTCCGTGCTGACCGGCGCCTTCGGCCTCCTGCTGGGGGCCCGCACGGGCCGCGCCGACGCCGTGTTCGGCGTGACCGTCTCCGGCCGCGAGGGCGAGGGCCTGGAGGACGTCGTCGGCGTGCTCCTCAACACCGTGCCGATGTGGACCCGGGCCCGGCCCGACGACACGGTCCGCGCCTATCTGTCGGCCGTCCAGGCGGCCCGGGTCGAGGCGATGGAGCACGAGCACCTCGGGCTCGGCGAGATCCAGCGCGCCAGCGGACACGACACCCTGTTCGACAACCTGTTCGTGCTGCAGAACTTCCTCGACATGGACGCGTTCGCCGCGATGAACACCCGGCACGGCATCACCTCGGTGAAGGCCGACGACTCCACCCACTATCCGTTCACCTGGGTCGTCACGCCCGGCGACCGGCTCACCGTCAAGCTGGAGTACCGCGACGGCGACACCGGGGGCGCCCGCCGCCTCCTCGACGACTACCTGCGCGTCCTCGGCGACCTGGCCCGGGCGACGGGACCGGTCGGCGCGCTGCGCGGGTCCGGGCCGGTGCCCTCGCCCGGCGCGCGCACGGACATCGGCACGGACACCGTCGTCGACCGGTTCGACCGGGCGGCGGACCGCGACCCGGAGCGGATCGCCCTCGTCGCGGGCGGCTCGACGCTGACCTTCGCGGGGCTCCGGGACCGCAGCCGCGCGGTGGCCGGTGTGCTCGCGCGGCGCGGCATCGGCCCCGAGAAGACCGTGGGGCTCGCGGTCCCGCGTTCCCTGGACTCGATCGTGGCCCTGTTCGCCGTACTCCGCGTGGGCGCCGCGTACGTGCCGCTGGAGCTGGACCACCCGGACGAACGGATCGCGGCGATCGTCGAGGACTCCCGCCCGGACGTGATCCTCACGGTGAGCGCGGTCTCGCCGCGGCTGACCGGCCTGTCCGGCGACCTGATCGAACTGGACCGCCCGCTGCCCGCGGCCGAGCCCTACCGGACGTTCGCGCCGGACGACCCGGACCGGCTGCGGCACCCCGCGTACACGATCTACACCTCCGGCTCGACGGGCAGGCCCAAGGGCGTGGTGACCGAGTACGCGGGCCTGACCAACATGCTGATCAACCATCAGCGCCGGATCTTCGAGCCGGTGCTGGCGCGCCACGGCCACCGCGTCTTCCGGATCGCGCACACCGTGTCGTTCGCGTTCGACATGTCGTGGGAGGAGCTGCTGTGGCTCGCCGACGGCCACGAGGTGCACGTCTGCGACGAGGAACTGCGCCGTGACGCGCCCCGGCTGGTCGCGTACTGCCTGGAGCACGGCATCGACGTCGTCAACGTGACGCCGACCTACGCGCAACAGCTCGTGGCCGAGGGTCTGCTCGACGACCCGCGGCGGCGGCCGGCGCTGGTGCTGCTGGGCGGCGAGGCCGTCACCCCGACGCTGTGGCAGCGGCTCGCCGAGACGGAGGGGACCGTCGGCTACAACCTGTACGGGCCCACCGAGTACACCATCAACACCCTCGGCGTCGGCACGTTCGAGTGCGCGGACCCGGTGGTGGGCGTGGCGATCGACAACACCGACGTGTACGTGCTGGACCCCTGGCTGCGGCCGCTGCCGGACGGCGTCCCCGGCGAGCTGTACGTGTCGGGCGTCGGCATCGCGCGCGGCTATCTCGGGCAGCCCGCCCAGACCGCGCACCGGTTCGTCGCCTGCCCGTTCGGCGCGCCCGGTGAGCGCATGTACCGCACCGGGGACCTGGTGGTCCGCCGGCCCGACGGCCACCTGATGTACCTGGGCCGCACCGACCAGCAGGTCAAGATCCGCGGCCACCGGGTCGAACTCGGCGAGGTGGAGGCGGTGTTCGCGGCGCATCCGGCGGTGCGGTTCGTCGCCGCGGTCGCCCAGCCCGACCCGCAGGTCGACGGCGCGTACCGGCTGGCCGCCTATCTCGTGCTGGACGGCGCCGACCTGGCGTCGGTCGCCGCCGAGGTGGGCGCCGGGCTGCCCGACTTCCTTCGCCCGACGCACTACGCCCAGGTCGACCGCATCCCGCTCACGGTGAACGGGAAGGCTGACACGAAGGCCCTGCCGGAGGCCAAGCCGCTGGGCGCCCTGACCACGGCGGGGGAGCGGGGGCCCGAGACCGAGACCGAGACGGTGGTGTGCGCGTTCTTCGCCGAGGCACTGGACCTGGACGACGACGAGGTGAGCGCGGTGAGCGACTTCGTGTCCCTCGGAGGCCACTCCATGCTGGCGGTTCGGCTGATCGGGCTCCTCCGCCGCGAGTTCGGCCCCGTCATCACGATCCGAGACCTGTTCACCCTGCGCACCCCGGAAGCGATGGCCCGCCACCTCGATGACCACTCCTGACCCGCAGCGGCCCCGCCCGGGGTCCGACATCCTCCGCACCGCCCTGCGGCGCAACATCGGCGCCATGGCCGGCGGCACCCTCCTCATGGGCCTGTACCAGGCGGGCGAGACGGCCTTCCCGATCGCGCTCGGCCTGATCGTCGAGCACACCATGCGCGACCGCGGTCCCGGCGCGCTCGGTCTGTCGATCGCCGCGCTGGCCGTGATCATCACGACCGTGTCCCTGTCGTGGCGGTTCGGCATGCGCGTCCTGCAGAAGGCCAACACCACCGAGGCGCACCGCTGGCGGGTGAAGGTCGCGGCCTGCGGCCTGCAGCCCGTGGCCCGGGACGTCGACCTCAAGTCAGGCGAGGTGCTGACCATCGCCACCGAGGACGCCGACCAGACCGCCGACATCATCGAGGTGGTGCCGCTGCTGATCAGCTCGCTGGTCGCGGTGGTGATCGCGGCCCTCGCGCTGGGCCTCGCCGACATCCGGCTCGGCCTGCTGGTGATCGTGGGCACCGTCGCGATCATGTCGATCCTGAGCGTGCTGTCCCAGCGGATCGGCTCCAGCACCCGGGAACAGCAGGCCCGGGTGGCGCGGGCCGGCGCGAAGGTCGCCGACCTGATCACCGGTCTGCGCCCGCTGCACGGCTTCGGCGGCAACCACGCCGCCTTCCGGTCCTACCGGAGGGTCAGCACGGAGGCGAAGCACCAGGCGATCACCGTCGCCAAGGTCAACGGCGCCTACGCCGGCACCGCGCTGGCCCTGAACGCGGTCCTCGCCGGCGCGGTGACCCTGACGGCGGGCTGGCTGGCGTTCGACGGCCGGATCGACATCGGCGAACTCGTCATGGCCGTGGGCCTGGCGCAGTTCATCATGGAGCCGCTCAAGCTCTTCTCGGAGATGCCCAAGTACGTCATGATCGCGCGCGCCTCGGCCGAGCGGATGGCGCTGGTGCTGACCGCCCCGCCGGTGACGGTCCCGGGCTCCCAGCGCCCGGCCGCGGGCGAGGGCCTGGAGATCGACGGGGTGCGCCACGGGGCGTTGCGCAGGCTGAAGTTCCAGGTTGCCGCCGGTGAGTTCGTGGCGATCGCCGCCTATCAGCCGCGCGCGGCCGCCGACCTCGCGGCGATCCTGTCGGCCGAGGTCCCGCCGGACGCGTACGAGGGCGTGGTGCGGGTCGGCGGGCAGGAGTTCGCGGACCTGTCGATCGAGGCGCTGCGCGCGCACCTGCTGGTGAACCCCTACGACGGGGAGATCTTCGCGGGCACCCTCCGCACCAACATCGACCCCTCGGGCACCAGCCGACTGGTCCCCGAGGCCGTCGAGGCGTCCCTGCTCACCGACGTCGTCGCCCTGCACCCCGAGGGACTCGACTACGGTGTCCGCGACCGCGGCGCGAACCTCTCCGGCGGCCAGCGCCAACGGCTCTCCCTGGCCCGCGCCCTCGCCGCCGACACCGACGTCCTGGTCCTGCACGACCCGACGACGGCCGTGGACGCGGTCACCGAACAACTCGTCGCGCGGGGCGTGGCGCAGCTGCGCCGGGGCCGCACCACCGTCGTGATCACCAGCAGCCCGGCCCTCCTGGACGCCGCCGACCGGGTCCTCGTCCTGGACGACGGCGTCATCACGGCCGAGGACACCCACCGAAACCTGCTGGCCACGGACGAGGAGTACTGCGCGGCGGTCGCCAGGTGAGCCAGTGCCCCGGCAGGCGACGTTGGCCCCGTCGCGCAAACGTTGCCTGCCGCGGCACTAGCCGAGGGCCCAGGCGACATCCCTGAGCAGGGCGTGCCGCCAGCCCGCGCGGTCGTGGCCGGACGCCGACCGGGACACCCGTACGGTGGCGCCGGCCTGTTCGGTCAGCGTCTCGGTCAGGGCGCAGTGGGGCAGCATCCGCGTCTCGTGCTCGCCGACGTCGAACGCGACCCGCAGACCCGACAGGTCGGGTCGCGCGCGCAGGCGCTCGGCGAGGGCGCCGCCGACCGGACCGCCCAGCGGGTCGGCGAGATCCATGGCGTCGGGCGTCCACCAGAACGACCCCGACTGGCAGGCGACTCGGGACACCAGCTCCGGGAACTCCAGGGCCGCGTACAGGGCGCTGAGCCCGCCGAGGCTCTGCCCGGCGACCACCAGCCGCTCCGGGTCGGCGGGTACGCCGGACTCCACGACCAGCGGCAGCAGTTCGTCGCGGACCCCCTCCCACAGCTCGGGCCGGCACGCGAACTCGGCCGCCCGGTCCTTGGCCGGCAGGAGGACGAGGGTGACCGGGGGCAGCTCACCGGCGGCGACGGCCGCGTCGAAGGCGGTCATGGCCGGATGCAGGTACAGCCAGTCGTCCCCGTCGAGGAGCAGGACGACCGGTCCGCCGCCCCCCGCCGGATGGACGCGTACGGT
It includes:
- a CDS encoding non-ribosomal peptide synthetase, producing MEPSAGLVLLSPERLTGVRRRIGDYSDTTIAAACAIGLSYWATGRSPDGIDLTPGTLFADVLGWVDNGGATPDGWEVDADGHGITVPDGVDPADAQLALDDLADFPDRPLGTVGPSGVAARLATLAEWNDNRADRVRPTIVEMFHEQARSRPDAVAVVDEHRSLTYRQTAEFSAQLAHHLIERGLTAEQVVGISLGRSADMVVGLLAVLQAGCAFVPLDPQWPAARRAVVVEDARVVLQLNDSGEHAPGEPDAVAVDLGDWRYGSYPTGRTGVTVHGDALAYVIFTSGSTGRPKGAMIRHEAISERLLWQVDEILGFGHDDASLFKAPLSFDISINEIFLPLVSGGRLVVLRPGGERDPHHLLSVIAEQRVTFTYLVSSMLDVLLEIAGDSGRLDSLRHVWCGGEVLTPELYERFRTRLDIPMYHGYGPAETTIGVSHVIYRGAAERLSTSIGRANPNTQLYVLDDELRPVPVGAGGELYVGGFLLGRGYVNAPGLTASRFVANPFADDGSRLYRTGDLARFTPDGSLDFLGRADNQIKIRGMRLEIEDVEVGLAEHPGVRHTCVVAKKNTAGGTYLVGYVIPAAGSEDLRADDVTAWAAEHMVEYMVPAHVVVLTEFPLTANGKLDRGALPEPVIGTGSLARPTTEAERAVCTAVAAVLRLDEVGVDQNFFKLGGDSILAISLLSALREAGLHVTARQIFTHDTVGALAAVASREDVSTVDHRDVATGAVVGSPVVQWLGETTDAIDGFVQSVVLTTPADLTADALDEILTAVVRRHDMLRARLVRGERWSFDIPEADRAAPGWQESDRPLDECVALATAALDPGNGAMLRAVWRRAARQLVLVAHHVVIDGVSWRILMDDLATAWRQRSTGAPVELPRAGTSFRRWTQLLERAAYDADSSFYRRPLPGEDQPVGRRALSEADTVAHERLRTVCVGPEVTAALLGEIPARFHAGVNDVLLTALAVALARWRRDLGQRQTFAHIELEGHGREAPFVAPCAGFEPELSRTVGWFTTLFPVTVDPGDTADFTAPRYLTAALKAVKEDLARVPDNGVSYGALRYLAGTEFDAPAPQVLFNYLGRFDAGAPGDWQLAGATGQLGEKRDPGMRLPRPLEFNAIAEPAPSGAYELVTTISWPEGMFTDEDITTLAEYFRTALTGLAALDTGGHSPSDFDLVRLTQADVDALDGPRLRDILPLTPLQEGLYFHSVFDDDSAGSYVEQQILTLDGEVDADRLAAAATRLLTLHPNLAARFTALADGRVVSVLESGVRAPFTTLERPGITDAELHAYAERDRRAGFDLATGPLMRYTLVRGGPGRDVLVQTVHHIIADGWSVPPMLRALLAEYHAPGTVHPLGGFPDYVRRLAASDEDESDRVWREQLAELPGPSLVAEGHTPSDRFTDAALEPDDDIDAAARAAGVPLSVAVHSAWAVTLGSLLHGRDVVFGSTVSGRDLDLPGIEDMVGLFINTIPVRARWAATTTAGDLLASVRDHQSAVLPHQHVSLARTARLGGSGTLFDTLVVFDVATDVAALRRPDDTLVISDIVNEGAPHYPLTLVVERTPDGRARFDLIHDGELLRETSARSILHAFTRTLTGLLTRPDALVDDLAADPDRRPEPLTPTTLGALFDAAARRDPAATAVTQCALDGTTRSLTYGELAAAKDELASALRAAGVGPGKRVAVAVPRSVEQVVALLAIVGAGGAYVPLDLAYPDERLEYVLTDAAPQVVLVDREQRERFADLLARAGVAARVLVQGDEPPQAAVGPVPEADRHDPAYVIYTSGSTGRPKGVVVPHSSVVTLLGNTRSAMGFGPQDVWVQFHSFSFDFAVWELWGALAFGAELLVPEYALTRSPVDFHRLVRERRVTVLNQTPSAFYRFIEADRHTGAPLPALRRVIFGGEALDLGRLRGWVERHGTASPELVNMYGITETTVHVTHRVLTDEDFAGGDDVSPIGGAIPGLVTHLLDDRLRPVPPGRVGAIYVAGDQVSLGYLDRPGLTASRFVADPFAGDGSRMYHTGDLARRTLDGELEFAGRADDQVQLKGFRIELGEVETAIRELDGVVDVAVTVAEAGDHLVAHVVGRVPTDLTPLLSRKLPAHMVPGRVLTVEALPLTVNGKLDRRALIDSAGRCPSAAPPRGATSPHTPADENTTLTALIGIFTEALQDTDVDADTDFFRAGGDSIVAITVINRARALGLPIAPRDVFLLKTPRALAAHLGTQPPRAATSPAPVPHEDGPLPATPIILRQRERGGSLTRFAQARTLAAPEGTGFADAERAANAVVAAHAALRLRLRVEHGVWALRTEPARAVTVVRTETTDATAAANEAAGRLDPESGDVVAFAWLEPSRTLVITVHHLAVDSVSWLILLDDLTTALRGEPLAPATTSYAAYAEALTLDAARTADDLGHWVTTLQAPPLLPAVRGLRETDVVLAPDVTERLARTAPTALGVGLTELLCGALRTALTRVQPSPTDLAIELERHGRVPALEHHDYTRTVGWFTSIAPVRLTAHTDPVAAAREVAARQPDERAHVAYGRLRYLNPQTAPLLTARPQVLFNYLGRGSESRAVRLTGADEGGGYAVEVNAWLDETTGSLRAAFTLAEGVPDGITEHWRTALEHIADTAATAERTAPVTPLQRGLFFQAQMAGSAGHYVAQSWFTFDRRLDADALAEAMAYVIARHPVVGAGFTTDDDGAPVQVLKAGRRVDVRTVDLATDAEVDALRGRDRDTGFDPDEPPLIRLTVVRLPDDRDGLLLSYHLLLWDGWSREIVLRDLFDAYEAVVAGEPLVPVPATPAFEDHARALAAKDSAAAERFWAEHLAALSGPTLLAGPAPALSDDLPRALVHTLTADESALLREAAGTHGVTLNSVLTGAFGLLLGARTGRADAVFGVTVSGREGEGLEDVVGVLLNTVPMWTRARPDDTVRAYLSAVQAARVEAMEHEHLGLGEIQRASGHDTLFDNLFVLQNFLDMDAFAAMNTRHGITSVKADDSTHYPFTWVVTPGDRLTVKLEYRDGDTGGARRLLDDYLRVLGDLARATGPVGALRGSGPVPSPGARTDIGTDTVVDRFDRAADRDPERIALVAGGSTLTFAGLRDRSRAVAGVLARRGIGPEKTVGLAVPRSLDSIVALFAVLRVGAAYVPLELDHPDERIAAIVEDSRPDVILTVSAVSPRLTGLSGDLIELDRPLPAAEPYRTFAPDDPDRLRHPAYTIYTSGSTGRPKGVVTEYAGLTNMLINHQRRIFEPVLARHGHRVFRIAHTVSFAFDMSWEELLWLADGHEVHVCDEELRRDAPRLVAYCLEHGIDVVNVTPTYAQQLVAEGLLDDPRRRPALVLLGGEAVTPTLWQRLAETEGTVGYNLYGPTEYTINTLGVGTFECADPVVGVAIDNTDVYVLDPWLRPLPDGVPGELYVSGVGIARGYLGQPAQTAHRFVACPFGAPGERMYRTGDLVVRRPDGHLMYLGRTDQQVKIRGHRVELGEVEAVFAAHPAVRFVAAVAQPDPQVDGAYRLAAYLVLDGADLASVAAEVGAGLPDFLRPTHYAQVDRIPLTVNGKADTKALPEAKPLGALTTAGERGPETETETVVCAFFAEALDLDDDEVSAVSDFVSLGGHSMLAVRLIGLLRREFGPVITIRDLFTLRTPEAMARHLDDHS
- a CDS encoding ABC transporter ATP-binding protein, which gives rise to MTTPDPQRPRPGSDILRTALRRNIGAMAGGTLLMGLYQAGETAFPIALGLIVEHTMRDRGPGALGLSIAALAVIITTVSLSWRFGMRVLQKANTTEAHRWRVKVAACGLQPVARDVDLKSGEVLTIATEDADQTADIIEVVPLLISSLVAVVIAALALGLADIRLGLLVIVGTVAIMSILSVLSQRIGSSTREQQARVARAGAKVADLITGLRPLHGFGGNHAAFRSYRRVSTEAKHQAITVAKVNGAYAGTALALNAVLAGAVTLTAGWLAFDGRIDIGELVMAVGLAQFIMEPLKLFSEMPKYVMIARASAERMALVLTAPPVTVPGSQRPAAGEGLEIDGVRHGALRRLKFQVAAGEFVAIAAYQPRAAADLAAILSAEVPPDAYEGVVRVGGQEFADLSIEALRAHLLVNPYDGEIFAGTLRTNIDPSGTSRLVPEAVEASLLTDVVALHPEGLDYGVRDRGANLSGGQRQRLSLARALAADTDVLVLHDPTTAVDAVTEQLVARGVAQLRRGRTTVVITSSPALLDAADRVLVLDDGVITAEDTHRNLLATDEEYCAAVAR
- a CDS encoding alpha/beta hydrolase-fold protein, whose protein sequence is MFMPGLAAEVTDGFAEFGLPGTPGTDAFWAAASTPASIPADDGGWLTLFLWRGSEASVGFESWSEPVPLRRWGDSDCWYARVPMPARLRVTYQFLVGDAAYADPFNPVGAGGDRSIAATPDAPPQPYWPVVGADAVLPVPLTRIRWAGRRFGGRRTVRVHPAGGGGPVVLLLDGDDWLYLHPAMTAFDAAVAAGELPPVTLVLLPAKDRAAEFACRPELWEGVRDELLPLVVESGVPADPERLVVAGQSLGGLSALYAALEFPELVSRVACQSGSFWWTPDAMDLADPLGGPVGGALAERLRARPDLSGLRVAFDVGEHETRMLPHCALTETLTEQAGATVRVSRSASGHDRAGWRHALLRDVAWALG